The Plasmodium yoelii strain 17X genome assembly, chromosome: 14 DNA segment agtgAAGATGTTTTAACTGTATATTTACAAAAAggtgataaaaaaaacaacaacATTGAACTTTcaaatgatgatgataatagtAAAATGGCGGCACAatggaaagaaaaaaattatttaaattctCTTCAAAGCATTTCAAATTTAggagataataataaaagtgaAGTTGGAATTAAAAATGGTCAGAAAAATATTAGCGAAGAAGATGATCCGTATTATCTTGATGACATGTCAGAAAATTATCCTCTTATAATGGATGCtgcaaaagaaaaaaaaaaaaaaaaaagaaaaaaaaaaacagataaaaaaaaaaacagtgAAAAGGAACAAACAAATCAGGAAGAAGGTTcgattaaaaaaatagaccAAGAAGtagatataaatgaaaacgaatctaagaaaaagaaaaaaaaaggcaCAAATACTACAGCCGAAATTGATACCAATAcagatgataataaaattatcttTACCTCGACTCCTAATACACTTCCAAATGGAActatagataataaaaatcatgaattcacaaaaaaaacaacggaaataaaaaaagatgatgaaaatattgaAGGAAATGAAAAGGAACAAGAAGacgagaaaaaaaaaaatacaaaaagttCCTTCAAAATaggaaatttatttaatgttttttttgataaaaataaaaaagatgtatcaaaaaaaaagaatgaCAAAAAAGGTACCACAACAATTGAAAACCAAGAGAATACAATAACTCCTCTTActaaattaaatgaaaatgatattcaaagtcataaaaaaatggagGAACAAAGTTTAAAAGATGAtgtaaaaaaagataaaaatattaatgaaatagATAATGTAACAAAGGAAGTTGAAAATATAGATGGGAAAATTGTAAAACaaggtaaaaaaaaacaagatgatggaaaaaataaattaaataaaaaaaaagatacacaaaaagaaataaatgaaagTAAAGAAGATctatcaaaaaaaatcaaacaaaataaagataatacaGAAATTATAGAAGAAACAgataatcaaaaaaataaaaatttgctCGAAAAAAGGGAAGATGAATTATATGGGGAAAGAAATGATGATACTTTTTATAATCAAGACGGTAAAACtgataaagataaaaaaaacaaaagtataaataataaaaagaacaAAGAtgttgataataataatatagctGAACAAATGATGCATATTgaagaaattataaaaataataaaaaaaaacccCAAAATggaatataaacaaatagtTGTAGAAtactttaaaaatatttataaaggTAAGggggaaaaagaaaaaaaccaAAATATCAATATAGGTAAATTTTGTAAtcttattaattattatataactgaaaataaattacctgatatattaaaagaagtagatgaagatataaataatacaagCGATAATGACAATTTGGCTACCAGTGCAAATGCAAGTAGCAATGATTATGTTAGTGTAGATCTTGAAAATGGAGACACAAATAATTGTGTTACTATTTCACAATCTAATATAGAATCGAATAGTAATGtagataaagaaaatataaacaaaaatgaagatgaaaataaagagaaaaaaaaagaaatggaagatgataaaatgataaaaaaaaaaaaaacaagtaaaaaaaatattttccaaAAAGAAATAGAAGATGAAATTATGGATATTATAAAAGATATAATGATCCATAGATtacaaatgaaaaataaaaataataccattaacaataataaaaataaaaaaaaaaataaaaataaaataaaaaatgatgacaAAGGTATTATTgatcaaataaatttatttaatgaattttatgAAGATAATGTTCTTTTTAATGATCTCAAAATTTTTGTAAAAGATTTATGTATTGCCAAAAATAAAGCTATGCAAAATAATGATATGGAGgatgatattatttatttaatacaaggcgaaaaaaaatggaaaaataaaataaaagaaaaaggaTACAAcgattatttattatatgcaaATGAtgataacttttttttaaaacctTACAAAGGAATAatggaatatatttttaaaaaaaaaccaaaaacaaaaacaatAACAACAAcgaataacaataataattatcCAAATATGACTGAAGAAATTGtacatacaaataataatgaatacaCTACAGACgatatgtttaatatatataaagaattaaTTTTGTCGAAAAACACAAATTTGCACACAGCTAACGATATAATATTTGATAAAATGTTTAATGAAGAAATTAATTTAGTACAACAATTATGCAAAGGGGATTATTATAGCCAAAATGCAGGAGACAAAATAGCTAGCTCTAATAAAAAAGGAGATAATAGTCATATATACAAACTAAAACATTATGAAAAACAATCAAAAAATTTGTCCTTAAATTATGCCCCTAATTTATGggtaaattataataattccTTTTATACTAATGAAATGAGCGAAAAGGTTAATTTAAGTGCATAGCCCCTACAAAACTATGCACACACTGAGAAGTTGCATgtgcatacatacatatatatacatacatacatatatatatatatatccatgcAATTTTGTGAACAATGCAAGTTTGTGAACAGTGCAAGTCTTCGTGGATTTACCAAAACTCATGAATGCTCATtgaacataaaaattaaaaacatgCGAACCTAAGCGTGTCATAGatagaacaaaaaaattatgtacggttcatataattttgtttattttatcattttttttattactttttcattatttttttattatttttttattattttttcattatttttttattattttttcattattttttcactttttttttaattttttcctatttttgttatatttgcaattttaaatttatttttcgaATTAAAAACactaataaaattttttaaacatttttacGTCGTGCAACATTCGAAGTTATTGTATTGGATTTATGCCCttaaagaaagaaaaaaaaaaatatatcataaaaagATAAAACTAAAACATATCAAAGGTTGTAACAAAATGAACAATGGGTTTAGTATTTATTTGGACATCATGCCCAATTCTTAAATCACAAAAAATGgttttgcaaaaaaaaaaaaaaaaaaaataatttttgaaagAATTTGGGTGTAAGCCacttttccattttatttcACGTTGAACTGAAAAAATTGCACACATATGTACATATGAAATTGAtaatttatatgaagttATGTGAAGAAATTATGTGAAGAAATTGTGTGAAGAAATTGTATGAagaatttacatttttttataaccaCAGAAAGTCATAAAAAAATCTGCGTGCCCACTCGAAATGGACCTTAAAACAGAGGCATAGTTGCTGGTATGTTTGACAGGAATAAGAGCaataattttcataattttgaaatcattttgttctttatttttcattatttgtaTAATAGTTCCATTTTTATGTTGAACTAAATTTTTTACTATAGCCCCAATAAAAGATTCATGAGTTTGTATTTGAATCAATGTTATTGGTTCGgctatacatatatttgcTTCTCTaattatttgataatataaatcattaCATGCATATTTAGAAACTGCTAATGTGCAATCATCAGGTATTTCGagttttgttattttaaCTTCTGTACTAATAATACTACCATTTGTTCTATATCCATTActtaaacaattttttaaagtaGTTATACAactatttaaaatatcatcataaaattttgcattttttttatctcttttttttaaatcttcaATATATGTTTCaacatttttatcaattaATACTGTACTTTGAAATAAATCCTCgtaattaaaatttaataaataatcatCAGCTTTATCTGATTCATCTTTTTCACTAAGTATGTCATCGGTATTATCTAAATGTCTATCTATTAATAATTCAGATGTATCTGAAAATTTAGATTCTGTTTTGGTAACTTCACTAATATTATTAGAGTCCAAGATAATAGTATCATTTATGTTCGTCCGAATCTTggaattattataatatgttgcagaattattttttataaaagaatattttggagttttatttttatttttatcgtcATATGATGAATAATTAACATTGGTATTTGTTTTGTTTGTTGATGAGAAAGATTCTGATAAATCATcacattttaaaatattttgaatatattttgaaacaTCTACAAATTCTTTTTCCTTAATACTTAAACCAATTAATATACTTGAAAATTtagaatttatttttatttcttttttaatagtATCTTCATAATTTcctaaaatatattctttttGTACTATTTCAACATCATCAGTTTTAATATCAATTTTGTAatcactttttattttatctaatGTTACttcaatatttaatataccTATAGACccaattattaatttattatttttatctgtATATGAAATTATACTATTATCTTCTATACATATATCctttagtatttttttcaattctttttcttttctatAATCTTTAGGTTCTATTGAACAAGTACaaactattatatttttactgattctttttttataactttttaaAAAGTACCATAatcctttattttttatttcgctACCAAATATTCTGTATATTTCATTGAATTTGGCTAGTTTACTATTACCTGTCCATTTATTGTCACAATTGTTCATAACATTAtcagaaatattttttatcaccTCAACTTTATCAagatcattaatattttgatattttttttcctctttCATATAATCTTTCTTTAGTTTTCCTTTATCCATAGAACTTGTtgtttcatttatttcaaaCATAATGTCACAGACTTGTATATTTTCAAACCCTCTTATCATACCGATATCATTCatatttaattcattaatCATTATATATCGATctgcttttattttataaatattttttactaattCATATTTATGATTTCGAATATTGCAAAGTTtagaattttttaataaatttcctTTAAGAACTTTacaaaatgtattatatccatttttttcatttactaatttgaatataaataaaatagttttataaatattggttatttcatattttttatttaatatattattaaatatggtTCCATTAGAAACtttcaaattatttttacatttttcctCATCATTCTTTATATGATGAAGTgtcatattttcatattttctaTCTGACAAATATATATCTGTTTCACTTTTAACATTGTGTGTGATATAATCTAGGAGAAGATGAACCCCATACGAATTAAGAGCACTTCCTGAAAATATTGGGAATATATAtctcatatttatatatttaaccaAACCATTTTTAAggatatcatattttataggaatgttatttaaatatttatattcaattTGATTATCCAAATCGCATAAAAATTCTACTAGTTCTTCtcgtttttttattatataatcaattatttcattatttaaaatgttcAAAATATTGTCaacatctttatttttatccgTTTCGGATATTATATCTATACATGGCTcaatgagaaaaaaatgattatttatattttcatagttacatttttttaaaatatttgctaaagatatttttttataagctAACTTTTGACCATATTTAATTTGAGGAtagtaatataaatacatagaAGGCAAgtctaatatatattttagttttttattttcataaattgGGTATGTTATAAGTATGCTTTTTTTACTTAAACCATTTTTTAtactattaaaattataatcaatatctatttcatttatatccattttatttaaaaaaaaatatattggaatattttcttttatataacgaaatatatttaatgtttGAATTTGCAACCCCTCTTTTGCATCAATAACAATAACACATTTGTCTGATACACACAAAGATAAAAAAGTTTCATTACTAAAATCGATATGACCAGGGGTGTCTATTaaatttacatttatattattccaTTTAAAACATGAATAAGCTGTTTTTATTGTTATCCCTCTTTCTCTTTCTTGTTTAAGAAAATCCAATTGTGTATTTTGATCATTTATATTCCCCTTTACTCTTATTTCGTtcgaattatataaaatatcttCTGAAATCGTTGTTTTTCCTGCATCAATATGTGCAAGAATTCCTAAATTTACTACATCATGACAAAAAAAAcgtttattatactttaaatgaaaattatgaactgttaataatttttttaacataatatgaacaaaaaaaaaaaaaagctatTTTGTGTGCAATTTGTTCAGATAGCCCAATATAaatagtataataaaaaaaaatatatatatatatatagaaagagatacatatttatgttgtgttcatatttttatgttcCCTTTTTTGAAAGTAAAAAAGACTGAAAAGCTAAAACACATGAACTGTTAATGCGAATAAAAATGTACATTATAAAACTGTAgctttttatcataatttttgtttattttttttgtttttcacCTTGGTCTttcttcgttttttttttttaattgttttcTTCTATGTTTCCTATTCCTTGTTTTGtgcattttctatattatagAAGtttatatagaaataaaactCGCCCATACTAACATTGTATCCTTCAATTGCTGTTATTCAAAGtgatttataaaaatacttaacaatattttccattatttctttttcttaaatttatatatatggagttaaatatatttatttacttccaaattatttcatatatatcaaCATTCTTAAAgtataaattatgtaaaaatttaattgAAAAAgttctataattttttctcATCTTATATGAAGGTTAAAGGTGCATTTCCGTTCACCAgttacaaaatatatatatataatattacataatataatatatgcatataatttagcaaaataaaaaattggcCAACtgtaatatattatgtgttatattttatttattccattttgtattatcttattttttatgtttattcGAGTAATATTCCTATATTTTACAAGGAATATGATTATAGtcaattttcatttttgaaGAGAATAATTACCTATCCCATATggcaatatatttatatccaaATTCATATTTAGctattttttgtaaatggCATAATGAAACATGCTGGaaaagaaatttaaaaaaaatttattaataattaatatatctaCATTATTAATGATAGTAATAAAACGCTAACTTATGACCAACTTTTTGAGAGCATAATAAATGTATGGAGCCATTTGAAATAAGTACAATcgaacaaataaaaaaccAAACATACAACagttaatatttatttaaaaaataatatatatatagtactACTTCTTAAAACACCTTGTAAGTTATGTATTAACATATCagtttatatattaatgatatacaaaatatgCTAATTTTATGTACCTTCCTATAACTCAAAAAAGTAATAATCACAAAAATAAAACGATTCTAatgttaatattaattaaacaaTGAATAACAATCAAATTAATtcaaataacaataaaaatatggggACACAAAAatttaatcaaaattttacaaataacaatataaataataaacaacCCAATAATACATCATATCAGtacacaaatataaattacaCAAAAGCAAATCCCCCCACAATGatgaattataataataacccaaattttttaaatacaaattattGCAATTATAATAACATTGCCCCACCACCTACCAACATGCCACCAAACAACATGCCACCAAATAATAAGCATATTTATTACATGCCTCCAAACCCTTCTAATATTCCAAACCCTTCTAATATTCCAAGCCCCCCCAGTCCCCCAAATATACCCAGCTCACCAAATATGGATTATGGAAATAACacgaatttaaaaaatcatatatcTGAAGGAATGAATATCGAAAATGATAATTTGTTAGGTCAAGACTATGGTAAAACTAGTCATTATAATTCCAATTATATGGGAAACAATACTAATATGTTTGGAACCcatgttaataataaatatcctGATCAAGTACCCCCACCAAGTATACCCCCTCCAAATACAGGAgatatatatcaatatagTAACACAAATAATGtacataatatacatatgaaaAGTGGAGGGAATACATCtaatattaccaatataAGTGGAATTTTCAACATGAAAAATAATGGATCTATGATGGGATATCATGGTGAaaattctaataatataattaatataaattctgATCAAAGTATGAtaacaaataattttataagagatatgaaaaattatgactatccatataataataatcatatAGTTCCACCTCCTCTCCCTAATCCAAATCAAATACAGGcagataaaaaattttacaataataacgataataataataacttagAAAATGTGAATAGCATTAGAAACTCATCAAATAgtaacttaaaaaaaaatgaatataaaaataatagttgTAATATAAATGTAGATGGAAGAGAAAGATTgcaaaatgattataatcaaaattttgtaaatacAGGTGAAAGGCCTCAAAATTTTATTAGAGATagtgatgaaaataaaagatttattaaatatcctaaattaaaacaattattagaattaaaaaatgcaataataaaaaaaagatcAACACCAGctagatatataaaatgtgaCTTACGAAATTTTGATTTATCTAGTTTAGATGTAAAATTTGATGTTATATTAATTGATCCTCCTTGGAAAGAATATTATGatagaaaaatacaaaatctagatttattaaatagtatacatatagataattatgatataaatgatgatatatataatgataaagaTAAATATTGGTCTTTAGAAGATTTGtctaatttaaaaatagaaCAAATAGCAGAAGTTCcatcttttctttttatatgGTGTGGTGTAACACATTTAGAAGATGCTAGGGTTCTATTAAATAAATGGGGTTATCGTAGATGTGAAGATATATGTTGGTTAAAAACAAacattaatgaaaaaaataaaaaaattaaatatctcaatgaaataaataatgaaaattcaTATTTACAGAGAACTACCGAACATTGTTTAGTAGGAATTAAAGGTGCAGTACGACGATCTTATGATGTACATTTGATACATGCAAATTTAGATACagatattattattgcaGAAGAAactgaagaaaatatatataataataataaacccgaagaattatataaaattattgaaaaatttTGTTTAGGACGAAGAAAAATCGAGCTTTTTGGAACAAACACAAATATAAGAAATGGATGGTTAACAttaggaaaaaatataaatgctaCATTATATGATCaagaagaatataaaaattggtTCGAGGGTGACATTGCTTGGCCCGAAGCAACATCATATATTGGAGGAAAGTATATGGGAACAACTCAAGAAATCGAAAATTTACGTCCAAAATCTCCTCCTAGAAACGCTAATCCTTGATATATTGGGAACACTATTAAGTTCcctctaatatatttttatttttttctcttgattaattttattaaaaaattaatatccTAGAAGCAGTGGGCTTTTGTCTTTATTgtttatgtaatttttttgtagaaccacttataatatatacatatcgTATTATTAGATAGTTCAATGCACATTATATTCGTCTTATCGATCTGATAAaatcatataatatttttttaattatatacaacTCAAAATGTTCACACTTTAACTGcgtacatatatacatatacatacacgTACATACACGTGAGTCATAAAAGTATCTGCACATCCAGCTTTATTCGATgtgaatttatataatagttaGGTATTcctataattattttttttttttttttataaaacatgtacataatttatttgcaTGTCTGATAAACTTCGTTATGTTTGTCCTTATCAATGTtagcatataaaaaaaaaaaaaaaaaaaaaaaaaaagtattatCTACGATGTGTATAAATATACCTAATTATTGTTTaacttttaatataaattcaaAAAGTGGAcatatctaatttttattattaatttttttaatattagaaaatatatataatactcgGTTCGTGTATTTAATGCTCTCCACATTAGTATGCTTTTTAGCCGATAATAAAATACAGCCTCTTTTTTTACccaatgtatttttttattcattataaatattattataaaattgaaatagatttaaaaaagataacattttttttttttatcaccaaattatgaaataaaatggaaaagatACAAAAACACACAAAATAAATgtgtataattatatatgaacatTTACATAGAATATGGTAAAAATTATGACATTGCTTTATTTAATATTCATTGGtgcttatatatatttattgattTATCGATAAACATTAATTAAATAGATAAAaacacaaaataataaaagtacataaaaaaaatatgcacatgTAATACACTTTCATATTTGAGAAAAgccaaatataaaatatttattaagtcagcactttatttataataatatataatgaaaatttcgcaaaaaaataaaaaaataaaaaatagaaaaaaataaaaaaaaatataaaatataaaatataatggaaatatagtttattaacTATACACACATACACAAGCCAAATATCAAtcaattataatttatccCTTTAAGCAAAATGGtaatatttatacaaaaaaagaaaaaaaaaaaaagagaaagagACTGAATGTATTATGAACATACATGTGTACATACACTTTTATCCTATGTTTCCTTCAATTGTTTGTGAGCTTTAACTTTTATTTgggaatatataaaaaaaatacaatatatatataacatacaTATTTGAATAAAGGGATACAGTATTTAttctcttcttttttttatagtttaATAATGAACCCCTTGAAAAATCCGATAAGGAATTATATTCCATTTTGTTAGATGAAGAGAAACGACAAAAAGAGACAATCAATCTGATAGCATCAGAAGTAGGGGCATGCACACATACATGCATAATATTACttttacttatatttttattcagaTAATGTTGAAATGTGTTTAcatacaatattatataattttttcaccATTTCACCATTTCACCGTTTCAACTTTTGATTCCACAGAATCTAATAAACGCATCAGTAAAGGAATGCTTAGGACATGTAGTGAGCAATAAATATTCCGAAGGATATCCTAGAAAAAGATATTATGGAGGAAACGATTATATAGATAAGATAGAAGAGTTATGCTGTAAGAGAGCTTTAGAAACATTTAATTTAAACTCCGAAGAATGGGGAGTGAATGTTCAATCTTTATCTGGGTCTGCTGCAAATGTGCAAGCATTATATGCTTTAGTAGgaataaaaggaaaaatacTTGGAATGCATTTATGTTCAGGTGGACATTTAACACATGGTTTttttgatgaaaaaaaaaaagtttctGTTACATCTGATATGTTTGaatctaaattatataaaagtaATAGTGAAGGTTATGTAGATTTAGATGTAGTTAGAGAAATGGCATTATCTTTTAAACCTAATGTTATAATATGTGGATATTCAAGTTATCCTAGAGATCTAGATTATAAAAGATTCCGAGAAATAGCAGATGAAGttaatgcatatttattAGCAGATATTGCACATATATCTAGTTTTATTGCTTGTGGAAATTTAAATAACCCATTTTTATATGCAGATGTTGTTACTACTACTACACATAAAATCTTAAGAGGACCAAGAAGTGctatgatattttttaataaaaaaagaaatccTGGTATtgaacaaaaaattaatagttcTGTTTTTCCAAGTTTCCAAGGAGGaccacataataataaaatagctGCTGTTGCATGTCAATTAAAAGAAGTTCAAACTGaatcttttaaaaattatacaaaacaAGTATTAGAAAATAGTAAAGCGCTAgctaaatttttaataaataataatattgatttAGTAACAAATGGAACAGATAATCATATTGTTTTAATAGATCTAAGAAAATATGGAATAACAGGTTCTAAATTACAAGAAGTATGTAATACAATTAATATatcaattaataaaaatacaatacCTAGTGATAATGATTGTGTTTCTCCAAACGGAGCACGTTTAGGAACCCCTGCTATGACAACCCGAGGTgctaaagaaaatgatatgAAATTTATAGCAGATACCTTATTAAAAGCAATCAAAATAGCAGCTTCTTTGCaagaaaaatatggaaaaaaattaGTAGAGTTCAAAAAGGGCTTAACTAATAATCCCGAACTTGATGCTCTAAAGAAAGAAGTTGTACAATGGGTAACACAATTTCCATTCCCTTAAAGCTTTAATTTTATGCACACATCGTTCAAAAATCTGAACAAACACCAACGATATAATAACACTTTCGACAAACTTTCAAAAAACTTTCGACAAACTTTCAAAAAACTTTCACCAAACTTTCGACAAACTTTCAAAAAACTTTCACCAAACTTTCGACAAACTTATCCAATGGTGTATCATGCTCTTTTTGTTTTCCTTTTATCctgcataaatatataattgttattattgcacctatattttttttttcacttttgtcatattttatattttttttaattatatatataaacatgaCTAGCCATGCCATCATACAAATCTATATGTTTATTTCGTCTTGTGTGTGTAATGAGTAAATAATGTTAAAGTGAGAATATCTTGAAAAAACTGTACCATATTTCAAgtgatattttattacaaaaatatgaaaactTTATAAGGTTATCTTTATATcctcatttatattattatttatattattatattttttttttcttacaaagttatgataaaaaaaatacacaaaaaatatgtgtataCCATATATCTATACTATTTGTACCTATTTCCTGGATTTACCAAAAGGAAAGAAAGTAAAAGAGTTGcacattttttaaacaaagaataaaaaagagCTTTATTACAaagttaataatttttataatcatatttttattacttttctGCTAGCGaaaatgtgtttttttttttgttttttttttttttttttttttttttaaataaacttTTTCAACTAGCGATTTCCTATTAAGTGAAAGAACAAAACATGCTTATAATTATTCTaacttttttgtttttattaaaattattagatattgttttattaaaataaagtaaaaaaaacaaaaataaggGATTTTATCAATATGATTATTTGTCAGTTTAATAAACGTCCCA contains these protein-coding regions:
- a CDS encoding serine hydroxymethyltransferase, putative; protein product: MFNNEPLEKSDKELYSILLDEEKRQKETINLIASENLINASVKECLGHVVSNKYSEGYPRKRYYGGNDYIDKIEELCCKRALETFNLNSEEWGVNVQSLSGSAANVQALYALVGIKGKILGMHLCSGGHLTHGFFDEKKKVSVTSDMFESKLYKSNSEGYVDLDVVREMALSFKPNVIICGYSSYPRDLDYKRFREIADEVNAYLLADIAHISSFIACGNLNNPFLYADVVTTTTHKILRGPRSAMIFFNKKRNPGIEQKINSSVFPSFQGGPHNNKIAAVACQLKEVQTESFKNYTKQVLENSKALAKFLINNNIDLVTNGTDNHIVLIDLRKYGITGSKLQEVCNTINISINKNTIPSDNDCVSPNGARLGTPAMTTRGAKENDMKFIADTLLKAIKIAASLQEKYGKKLVEFKKGLTNNPELDALKKEVVQWVTQFPFP